A single window of Tenericutes bacterium MZ-XQ DNA harbors:
- a CDS encoding sugar ABC transporter ATP-binding protein produces MIEAKNLSKTFIKYEKGTGLKGMLKTFFKAKKVEKKAVDNISFRIEKGEIVGYIGANGAGKSTTIKMLAGILTPSSGEVIVDGNNPKKDRIKNAYNIGVVFGQRTQLWWDLPLIETYGILKEIYNVSDEDYKERMAFFNEVLDLDSFIKSPVRTLSLGQRMRADIAASLLHNPKVLFLDEPTVGLDVVAKQKMREAIKLMNHKFQTTVILTTHDLDDIEELCERIMIIDEGTIIYDGSIDKIKKDFGFMRQVEFEIKEEVELDFKNKYNLSEEDLKVNRELNKISVQFNKNKISVSEITHFVMKHAFVTDINISETSIEDIVRNIYEKGQYA; encoded by the coding sequence ATGATTGAAGCAAAAAACTTAAGTAAAACATTTATAAAGTATGAAAAAGGAACTGGTCTTAAAGGAATGCTAAAGACTTTTTTTAAGGCTAAAAAAGTTGAGAAGAAAGCTGTTGATAACATTTCTTTTAGAATTGAAAAGGGTGAAATTGTTGGATATATTGGTGCAAACGGTGCTGGAAAATCTACAACCATCAAAATGCTTGCGGGTATTTTAACACCATCAAGTGGTGAAGTGATTGTTGATGGAAACAATCCAAAAAAAGATCGCATCAAAAATGCATATAATATCGGTGTTGTTTTTGGACAAAGAACACAATTATGGTGGGATCTACCATTAATCGAAACTTATGGGATATTAAAAGAAATTTATAATGTAAGTGATGAAGATTATAAAGAACGTATGGCGTTTTTTAATGAAGTCTTAGATTTAGATAGTTTCATTAAAAGTCCTGTTAGAACTTTATCTTTAGGTCAACGCATGAGAGCAGATATTGCAGCAAGCCTGCTACATAACCCTAAAGTATTGTTTCTAGATGAGCCAACTGTTGGTTTAGATGTTGTAGCTAAACAAAAAATGAGAGAAGCTATTAAACTGATGAATCATAAATTTCAGACAACCGTTATTTTGACAACACATGACCTTGATGATATTGAAGAGTTATGCGAAAGAATTATGATTATCGATGAAGGTACAATCATTTACGATGGTTCTATTGATAAGATCAAAAAAGATTTTGGATTTATGAGGCAAGTAGAATTTGAGATTAAAGAAGAAGTAGAGTTAGATTTCAAAAACAAGTACAACTTAAGTGAAGAAGATTTGAAAGTTAATAGAGAATTAAATAAAATAAGTGTTCAATTTAATAAAAATAAAATATCTGTATCTGAGATTACTCATTTTGTGATGAAACACGCATTTGTCACAGATATCAATATTTCTGAAACTTCCATTGAAGATATTGTAAGAAATATTTATGAAAAGGGTCAATATGCATAG
- a CDS encoding shikimate kinase, whose protein sequence is MKLIIIFGPGSVGKMTVGQELTKITELRLFHNHMTIELVLDLFGSFRGEAITRLRDVIFEEFLKTDQEGLIFTFMWALDHQEDWNLVEKYKNMFEKQGAEVFFVELEASQDERLKRNVTPNRLSQKKSKQNTELSKQRILLEDAKYRLNSYEGEIDFKNYVKIDNEHLSPEEVAIKIKEYFKL, encoded by the coding sequence ATGAAACTAATTATTATTTTTGGACCAGGATCAGTCGGTAAAATGACGGTTGGTCAAGAACTTACAAAAATTACAGAACTAAGACTTTTCCATAACCATATGACAATTGAACTTGTATTAGATCTTTTTGGATCGTTTAGAGGCGAAGCCATTACAAGACTAAGAGATGTTATTTTCGAGGAGTTTTTAAAGACAGATCAAGAAGGACTTATTTTTACTTTTATGTGGGCATTAGACCACCAAGAAGACTGGAATTTAGTTGAGAAATATAAAAATATGTTTGAGAAACAAGGAGCTGAAGTATTTTTTGTAGAACTAGAGGCTTCACAAGATGAAAGATTAAAAAGAAATGTCACTCCCAATAGATTATCCCAAAAAAAATCTAAGCAAAATACAGAATTGTCAAAACAAAGAATTTTGCTTGAAGATGCCAAATACCGGTTAAATTCATATGAGGGAGAAATAGATTTTAAAAACTATGTAAAGATTGATAATGAACACTTATCACCAGAAGAAGTTGCAATAAAAATCAAAGAATATTTTAAATTATAG